A window from Citrus sinensis cultivar Valencia sweet orange chromosome 5, DVS_A1.0, whole genome shotgun sequence encodes these proteins:
- the LOC102612739 gene encoding ATP-dependent Clp protease proteolytic subunit-related protein 3, chloroplastic yields the protein MSTSFLQAPMAALVPSTSVHSLRSKSTRSLKTFCSAKIPNPMPAHINPNDPFLSKLAAAAAASPEAFVNRPSNSGTLPYLDIYDSPTLMASPAQVERSASYNEHRPDTPPPDLPSLLLHGRIVYIGMPLVPAVTELVVAELMYLQWMDPKAPIYLYINSTGTTRDDGESVGMESEGFAIYDTLMQMKCEVHTVAVGAAIGMACLLLAAGTKGKRFMMPHAKIMIQQPRLPSSGLLPASDVLIRAKEAMVNRDTLVKLLAKHTGNSEEFVTKTIRRPYHMDSRRAKEFGVIDKVLWRGQETIMAEVAPPEEWDKSAGIKVVDKF from the exons atGTCGACGAGTTTCCTGCAAGCGCCCATGGCGGCTTTAGTCCCGTCAACTTCAGTTCATTCTCTTAGAAGCAAAAGCACCCGAAGTTTGAAGACCTTTTGCTCAGCTAAAATTCCCAATCCCATGCCAGCACACATTAATCCTAACGACCCCTTTCTTTCTAAGCTCGCCGCTGCCGCGGCAGCCTCCCCGGAAGCGTTTGTTAATCGTCCTTCCAATTCCGGTACGCTGCCGTATTTGGATATCTACGATTCTCCCACTCTTATGGCCTCCCCTGCCCAA GTGGAAAGATCGGCTTCATACAATGAACATAGGCCAGATACACCGCCTCCGGATTTGCCTTCGCTGCTTCTTCATGGGAGGATTGTATACATTGGCATGCCG TTGGTGCCTGCTGTCACAGAGCTTGTTGTGGCAGAACTGATGTACTTGCAGTGGATGGATCCCAAGGCACCTATATATCTTTATATTAATTCCACGGGTACAACTCGTGATGATGGTGAATCG GTTGGGATGGAGAGTGAAGGCTTTGCCATTTATGATACATTGATGCAAATGAAGTGTGAG GTACATACAGTTGCTGTTGGAGCTGCTATAGGCATGGCTTGTCTACTACTTGCTGCTGGAACTAAAGGAAAACGATTTATGATGCCTCATGCCAAAA TCATGATTCAGCAACCTCGTCTTCCATCATCTGGGTTGCTGCCCGCTAGTGATGTTCTTATTCGTGCAAAAGAG GCAATGGTAAACAGAGACACACTTGTAAAACTTCTGGCCAAGCACACTGGAAAT TCAGAGGAGTTTGTGACTAAAACAATTAGAAGACCATATCATATGGACTCTAGAAGAGCCAAGGAATTTGGAGTCATCGACAAG GTTCTCTGGCGTGGTCAGGAAACTATTATGGCGGAAGTTGCTCCTCCAGAGGAATGGGATAAGAGTGCTGGGATTAAAGTTGtagataaattttga
- the LOC102612439 gene encoding REF/SRPP-like protein At3g05500: MAEEKNVPSQQNMDIEEEQRLKYLEFVQVATIHVLLCFHNLYGYAKAKSGPLKPGVESVEGTVKNVVGPVYDKYHGLPIELLKFIDRKVDESVTKLDCRVPPVLKQVPAQALSAAQMAPVVARSVASEVKTAGVAGTASGMAKSVYTKYEPAAKELYSKYEPKAEQYAVSAWRKLNQMPLFPQVAQVVVPTAAYCSEKYNQTVVSAAEKGYKVSSYLPLVPTERIAKVFSNGVVESQPLASAGHEADVAVY, encoded by the exons ATGGCCGAAGAGAAGAACGTGCCGTCCCAACAAAACATG GATATTGAGGAGGAGCAGAGGCTGAAATATTTGGAGTTTGTGCAAGTTGCCACAATCCATGTGTTGCTGTGCTTCCATAATCTATATGGTTATGCTAAAGCCAAGTCCGGACCATTGAAACCTGGTGTGGAGTCCGTTGAGGGGACAGTCAAGAATGTGGTTGGACCTGTTTATGATAAGTATCATGGTCTCCCGATTGAGCTCCTTAAGTTTATTGATCGCAAG GTGGATGAGTCTGTGACCAAGCTGGACTGCCGTGTGCCTCCAGTCCTCAAGCAAGTCCCTGCCCAAGCTCTCTCCGCGGCTCAAATGGCTCCAGTAGTGGCACGATCCGTGGCTTCTGAAGTGAAGACTGCCGGTGTAGCCGGCACCGCCTCAGGAATGGCAAAATCCGTTTACACCAAGTACGAGCCCGCAGCCAAGGAACTTTACTCCAAGTACGAACCAAAAGCGGAGCAATATGCTGTGTCAGCTTGGCGCAAGCTCAATCAGATGCCACTATTCCCTCAAGTAGCTCAAGTTGTTGTGCCAACTGCTGCCTATTGTTCtgaaaaatacaaccaaaCAGTGGTGAGCGCTGCAGAGAAGGGGTACAAGGTCTCCTCATATTTGCCTTTGGTCCCTACTGAGAGGATTGCTAAGGTGTTCAGCAACGGGGTTGTTGAATCGCAGCCTCTGGCTTCTGCTGGACATGAAGCTGATGTTGCTGTGTATTGA
- the LOC102613048 gene encoding uncharacterized protein LOC102613048, with protein MGLQSLSVRFTIFLSLSVTASTSASSSLFSSLKSSPPPLPSIPKATPSDLLSLLGPTSSRTSSINPLVAKELKSCFKFLVPFTPIKRPEIEICDAFSYRRSLKDKKFNSDKSKIREDNELIWWPPEPVLEVARLAVDSGGDPDAIYRALDPTMFPVPDVEGSKENKCELTRTPYGRRFISEDLNSYLRYLFDLIVTRGPSVGLDVSLNRYDLFHGHLFLAVETGRLGILFHAREYPAYDKEKFPYNLGYCHKGSNVTYDDSMNLRNILWLAPLPSNSTKDWLAPGVLVVLDARPDGIIYRDLVPEYVKFVRTIYEDEFGDIVADVNYLNVGKPVPDYQIFIC; from the exons ATGGGTCTTCAGTCTCTCTCAGTCCGGTTCACAATCTTTCTCTCCCTCTCCGTGACAGCCTCCACGTCAGCTTCGTCTTCGCTCTTTTCTTCTCTCAaatcatcaccaccaccactaccGTCCATTCCTAAAGCTACACCGTCTGATCTGCTCTCTCTATTGGGTCCCACCTCCTCCCGCACCTCCTCCATAAACCCTCTCGTTGCAAAAGAACTCAAGTCCTGCTTCAAGTTTCTTGTTCCCTTCACTCCAATCAAACGGCCCGAGATTGAAATTTGTGATGCTTTTTCTTACAGACGCAGtttgaaagataaaaaatttaatagtgaCAAGAGTAAAATAAGGGAAGATAATGAGCTCATTTGGTGGCCGCCCGAGCCCGTTCTTGAGGTGGCTCGCCTCGCTGTTGATTCTGGGGGAGACCCTGATGCCATTTATCGAGCTCTTGATCCTACAATGTTTCCT GTGCCTGATGTTGAAGGGTCCAAAGAAAATAAGTGTGAGCTAACCAGAACACCGTACGGAAGGCGCTTCATAAGTGAG GACTTGAATTCATATCTTAggtatttatttgatttaattgtcACCCGGGGTCCAAGTGTTGGGTTGGATGTGTCATTGAATCGCTATGATTTATTTCATGGTCATCTATTTCTTGCCGTGGAAACCGGACGGCTTGGTATATT GTTTCATGCAAGAGAATACCCAGCTTACGATAAAGAAAAGTTTCCATATAACCTCGGTTATTGCCACAAAG GATCCAATGtgacatatgatgattcaatGAATCTGCGAAATATTCTATGGCTTGCTCCATTGCCAAGCAATTCCACCAAAGATTGGCTAGCACCAG GAGTCCTGGTTGTTCTTGATGCTCGACCTGATGGAATCATATACAGAGACCTCGTACCTGAATATGTGAAGTTTGTGAGGACCATATATGAAG ATGAGTTTGGGGATATTGTGGCTGATGTCAACTACTTGAATGTTGGAAAACCAGTGCCTGATTATCAGATTTTCATTTGTTGA